The following proteins come from a genomic window of Sander vitreus isolate 19-12246 chromosome 14, sanVit1, whole genome shotgun sequence:
- the LOC144528581 gene encoding uncharacterized protein LOC144528581, translating into MCKVQMLRALVEQRLTAAAEEIFGLFERTIAEYEEELCRSKEENERQRELLDAVFNPQLRLHRADVQQLSMVKDWVPPEQQECSSSVDQQEPESPPHIKEKQEELWSSQEGEQLQELEEADITKFPFTPVPVKSEDDKAEAQSSQLHQRQTQHMETEADGEDCGGPEPARNSHPHQLLQPETEDQTADSADWKETREPQSALNSLNHDSRCKKTFSCSECGRRFGCKGSLNRHMITHTGEKPFSCSACNKSFTQSGDLQKHMRTHTGEKPFSCSECGKAFSERGNLKNHMMTHSGEKPFSCSVCKKSFTQSGTLRSHMAVVHTGEKRFSCSVCNKRFAWRSDVKRHKCVGRDGNRS; encoded by the exons atgtgtaaagtccagatgctgagagcgttggtggagcagcgactaactgcggctgctgaagagatatttgggctgtttgaaagaacgatagcagagtacgaggaggaactttgtcgttcaaaagaggagaacgagcgacaacgggagctactggacgctgttttcaaccctcagcttcggttacacagagcag ATGTTCAGCAGCTGTCGATGGTTAAAGATTGggttccccctgagcagcaggagtgtagctccagtgtggaccagcaggagccagagtcccccccacacattaaagagaaacaggaagaactgtggagcagtcaggagggagagcagcttcaagagctggaggaggctgatatcaccaagttcccattcactcctgtccctgttaAGAGTGAAGATGACAAAGcggaagctcagtcctcacagcttcatcaaagacaaactcaacacatggaaacagaagctgatggagaggactgtggaggaccagaaccagccaggaactcacatccacatcaacttttacaaccagagactgaggACCAGACTGcagacagtgctgattggaaggagaccagagaacctcagtcagctttaaactctctgaatcatgattcaagatgtaagaaaacattcagctgctctgagtgtgggagaagattTGGCTGCAAGGGAAGTCTGAATAGACACATGATAAcgcacacaggagagaagccttttagctgctcagcttgtaataaatcttttacacagagtggagatttacagaaacacatgagaactcacacaggagaaaagccttttagctgctctgagtgtggtaaaGCTTTCTCTGAACGTGGAAACCTGAAGAACCACATGATGACTCATTCTGGAGAaaagcctttcagctgctcagtttgtaagaaatcttttacacagagtggaactttacggtcacacatggccgtagtccacacaggagagaaaagattcagctgcagtgtttgtaacaaaagatttgcctgGCGTTCTGATGTCAAAagacataaatgtgttggtcgggatggaaacagaagctga